Proteins found in one Tsukamurella paurometabola DSM 20162 genomic segment:
- a CDS encoding HNH endonuclease, translating into MPPKSRSRKAVIARRRARRVAAADNDLTPEDWGLLVQLWGACAYCGGEGPFQKDCVLPISRGGRYTRENVVPACRSCNASKCNSEVTGWMRRKRLDEKAFLQGHAEILYRLRQ; encoded by the coding sequence ATGCCACCGAAGAGCCGCAGCCGCAAGGCCGTGATCGCGCGGCGCCGAGCGCGCCGCGTGGCCGCCGCCGACAACGATCTGACCCCCGAGGACTGGGGTCTGCTGGTGCAGCTGTGGGGTGCCTGTGCGTACTGCGGCGGCGAGGGACCGTTCCAGAAGGACTGTGTGCTACCGATCTCTCGCGGTGGCCGCTACACCCGGGAGAACGTGGTGCCGGCGTGCCGCTCGTGCAATGCCAGCAAGTGCAACTCCGAGGTCACCGGGTGGATGCGTCGGAAGCGCTTGGACGAGAAGGCGTTCCTCCAGGGACACGCGGAGATCCTGTACCGCCTGCGCCAGTGA
- the rbfA gene encoding 30S ribosome-binding factor RbfA — protein MADPARAAKLAKRIATIVATAIEHDIKDPRLDFVTVTDARVTNDLHDATVYYTVMGPTLDVEPDYESAAAGLEKARGQLRSKVGAGTGVRFTPTLRFEPDTVPEAVATMEALLAKAREQDERVAAAAANAKPAGEADPYKHEDEDAAAPSDEDEAER, from the coding sequence ATGGCTGATCCGGCACGGGCCGCCAAGCTCGCCAAGCGGATCGCGACGATCGTCGCGACCGCGATCGAGCACGACATCAAGGACCCGCGGCTCGATTTCGTGACCGTGACCGACGCGCGGGTCACCAACGATCTCCATGACGCCACGGTGTACTACACCGTGATGGGGCCCACGCTCGATGTGGAACCGGACTACGAGTCGGCCGCGGCGGGACTGGAGAAGGCCCGGGGCCAACTGCGCAGCAAGGTGGGTGCAGGCACCGGGGTCCGATTCACACCGACCCTGCGGTTCGAACCGGACACCGTTCCGGAGGCGGTCGCCACCATGGAGGCGCTGCTGGCCAAGGCGCGAGAGCAGGACGAGCGCGTCGCCGCTGCCGCCGCGAACGCGAAGCCGGCAGGGGAGGCCGATCCGTACAAGCACGAGGACGAGGACGCCGCCGCGCCGTCGGACGAGGACGAGGCGGAACGGTGA
- a CDS encoding YlxR family protein: MSEPVRTCIGCRRRAPATELIRLVASAPLDGARTVVVDARHRLPGRGAWLHDHPECIALARRRNAFRRALRVSGPLDDSLA; the protein is encoded by the coding sequence GTGAGCGAACCGGTCCGCACCTGCATCGGATGCCGGCGCAGGGCCCCGGCGACGGAGCTGATCCGCCTGGTCGCGTCGGCCCCGCTCGACGGTGCGCGGACCGTCGTCGTGGACGCGCGGCACCGGCTGCCGGGCCGCGGGGCGTGGTTGCACGACCATCCGGAATGCATCGCGCTGGCACGCCGCCGGAACGCGTTCCGGCGGGCGTTGCGGGTATCCGGTCCGCTGGACGACTCCCTGGCGTGA
- the fmdA gene encoding formamidase, with protein MPEVVFPLDSSKKFTDQEKVGHNRWHYAIPPAVTVKPGDTFRVHCREWFDGAIHNDDSAEDILNAPLTTVHTLSGPIAVEGAKPGDLLIVDIVDVGPIPQEDSGPLAGQGWGYTGIFAKENGGGFLTDQFPDAYKAIWDFTGHTATSRHVPHVSFTGIIHPGLMGTAPSKDLLARWNAREAALIATDPDRVPPLALPPEPNDAVLGSLTGDAFTAAAAEAARTAPPRENGGNQDIKNLTRGTRVFYPVFVDGANLSVGDLHFSQGDGEITFCGAIEMGGFIDLHVDIISGGMQTYGVSENAIFLPGGDVGPRYEQFLAFSGTSVTLDDEQRYLDSHLAYQRACLHAIDYLTTFGYSPEQAYLLLGAAPIEGRLSGVVDIPNSCATVYIPTSIFDFDVTPGKNGPTRIDPGQGAPHASR; from the coding sequence ATGCCAGAGGTCGTCTTCCCACTCGATTCCAGCAAGAAGTTCACCGATCAGGAAAAGGTGGGACACAACCGGTGGCACTACGCCATCCCACCGGCCGTCACCGTCAAGCCGGGCGATACCTTCCGAGTGCACTGCCGCGAGTGGTTCGACGGTGCCATCCACAACGACGATTCGGCCGAGGACATCCTCAACGCTCCCCTGACCACGGTGCACACGCTGTCCGGGCCGATCGCCGTGGAGGGCGCGAAGCCGGGCGACCTACTCATCGTCGACATCGTGGACGTGGGCCCGATCCCCCAGGAGGACAGCGGGCCGCTGGCAGGACAGGGCTGGGGCTACACCGGAATCTTCGCCAAGGAGAACGGCGGCGGCTTCCTCACCGACCAGTTCCCCGACGCATACAAGGCGATCTGGGACTTCACCGGCCACACCGCCACGTCGCGGCACGTCCCGCACGTGAGCTTCACCGGGATCATTCACCCGGGCCTCATGGGCACGGCGCCGTCGAAGGATCTGCTGGCCCGATGGAACGCCCGCGAGGCGGCACTCATCGCGACCGATCCCGATCGCGTTCCGCCGCTGGCGCTGCCGCCCGAGCCGAACGACGCGGTCCTGGGCAGCCTGACGGGCGACGCCTTCACCGCGGCCGCCGCCGAGGCCGCCCGCACCGCTCCGCCGCGCGAGAACGGCGGCAACCAGGACATCAAGAACCTCACCCGCGGCACCCGCGTCTTCTACCCGGTGTTCGTGGACGGCGCGAACCTCTCGGTGGGCGATCTGCACTTCAGCCAGGGCGACGGCGAGATCACCTTCTGCGGCGCCATCGAGATGGGCGGCTTCATCGACCTGCACGTCGACATCATCTCCGGCGGCATGCAGACCTACGGCGTCAGCGAGAACGCGATCTTCCTGCCCGGCGGCGATGTGGGCCCGCGGTACGAGCAATTCCTCGCGTTCTCGGGCACCTCGGTGACCCTCGACGACGAACAGCGCTACCTCGACAGCCATCTGGCGTACCAGCGGGCCTGCCTGCACGCGATCGACTACCTCACCACATTCGGCTACAGCCCGGAGCAGGCCTACCTGCTGCTCGGCGCCGCACCGATCGAGGGACGATTGTCGGGCGTCGTCGACATTCCGAACTCCTGTGCCACCGTGTACATCCCGACGTCGATCTTCGACTTCGACGTGACCCCGGGCAAGAACGGACCGACGCGCATCGACCCGGGCCAGGGCGCGCCGCACGCATCCCGCTGA
- a CDS encoding FmdB family zinc ribbon protein, producing the protein MPTYEFRCRSCGPFDAVYSMREVPDSAACTCGAAAPRGITAPRLGSGATSAIRLIDATRATAERPAVVSAPPRRAGGGAPSNPRHAALPRP; encoded by the coding sequence ATGCCTACCTATGAATTCCGCTGCCGCAGTTGCGGACCGTTCGACGCGGTCTATTCGATGCGGGAGGTCCCCGATAGCGCCGCATGCACCTGCGGCGCGGCGGCGCCCCGCGGAATCACCGCGCCGCGGCTGGGCAGCGGCGCGACGAGCGCGATACGCCTGATCGACGCCACACGGGCCACCGCCGAACGCCCCGCCGTGGTCTCGGCTCCCCCGCGCCGGGCCGGTGGCGGCGCACCGTCGAATCCTCGCCACGCCGCGCTCCCACGCCCCTGA
- the infB gene encoding translation initiation factor IF-2 has translation MAGKARVHELAKELGVTSKEVLARLSEQGEFVKSASSTVEAPVARRLRESYGSKSDASAKPGPAPAKKPGPKAASTPAPSSDAAPKPAAARPGPRPSAPAAEPAPAPEAPAAPAAPAASAPAPSTEDRPAAPSRPGPRPAGPKPGPRTPKVGNNPFSSQAPVERAPRPQPGPGGPRPQGGARPAPGQGGPRPQGGARPAPGQGGPRPQGGRPAAGPGGPRPTPGSMPPRPNPGAMPSRAARPAAQGRPGPGGRGGPGGRPGGGGGGYRGGPGGGTGAPAGGFRGRPGGGGRGRPGGTAGAFGRPGGAPRRGRKSKRAKRAEYENMQAPIAGGVRLPRGQGETIRLARGASLSDFAEKIDANPASLVQALFNLGEMVTATQSVNEETLVLLGEEMNYVVQVVSPEDEDRELLDSFDLTYGEDEGGEEDLEYRPPVVTVMGHVDHGKTRLLDTIRKANVREGEAGGITQHIGAYQVLTELNGDERLITFIDTPGHEAFTAMRARGAKATDLAILVVAADDGVMPQTVEAINHAQAADVPIVVAVNKIDKEGAQPEKIRGQLTEYGLVPEEYGGDTMFVDISAKQGTNVEALLEAVLLTADASLDLRANPDMDAQGVAIEAHLDRGRGPVATVLIQRGTLRVGDSIVAGDAYGRVRRMVDENGDDITEATPSRPAQVIGFTSVPGAGDNLLVVDEDRIARQIADRRAARKRNALAARSRKRVSLEDLDAALKETSQLNLILKGDNSGTVEALEEALLGIEIDDEVQLRVIDRGVGGVTETNVNLASASNAIIIAFNVRAEGKATELANREGVEIRYYSVIYQAIDEVEAALKGMLKPVYEEKELGQAEIRAIFKSSKVGNIAGCMVQSGIMRRNAKARLLRDSTVVAENLTVTSLKREKDDATEVREGYECGLTLSYSDIKVGDVIETYELVEKPRT, from the coding sequence GTGGCAGGCAAGGCCCGTGTGCACGAGTTGGCTAAAGAGCTCGGTGTCACCAGTAAGGAAGTTCTCGCACGGCTCAGTGAGCAGGGCGAGTTCGTGAAGTCCGCGTCGTCGACGGTGGAAGCACCCGTCGCGCGACGCCTGCGCGAGTCGTACGGATCCAAGTCCGACGCAAGCGCGAAGCCGGGGCCCGCCCCGGCCAAGAAGCCCGGCCCCAAGGCCGCGAGCACCCCCGCCCCGTCGTCCGATGCGGCTCCCAAGCCCGCCGCCGCGCGCCCGGGACCCCGTCCGTCCGCACCCGCGGCGGAGCCAGCCCCCGCGCCCGAGGCGCCGGCCGCACCCGCGGCTCCCGCCGCGAGCGCCCCGGCACCCTCGACCGAGGATCGCCCGGCAGCGCCGTCGCGGCCCGGTCCGCGTCCGGCGGGCCCCAAGCCCGGCCCGCGCACCCCGAAGGTCGGCAACAACCCGTTCTCCTCGCAGGCTCCCGTCGAGCGTGCACCCCGTCCGCAGCCGGGCCCCGGAGGTCCGCGCCCGCAGGGCGGTGCGCGTCCCGCACCCGGTCAGGGCGGTCCCCGTCCGCAGGGTGGCGCCCGTCCCGCACCCGGTCAGGGTGGACCCCGTCCCCAGGGCGGTCGCCCCGCGGCCGGTCCCGGTGGACCCCGTCCGACGCCCGGCAGCATGCCTCCCCGCCCGAACCCCGGCGCCATGCCCTCGCGGGCTGCGCGTCCGGCCGCCCAGGGCCGCCCCGGCCCCGGTGGTCGCGGTGGGCCCGGCGGTCGTCCCGGCGGCGGTGGCGGTGGCTACCGCGGTGGGCCCGGCGGCGGCACCGGAGCACCCGCGGGTGGTTTCCGCGGTCGTCCCGGTGGCGGCGGTCGTGGACGTCCCGGTGGTACCGCGGGTGCGTTCGGTCGTCCCGGCGGCGCGCCGCGTCGCGGCCGCAAGTCGAAGCGGGCGAAACGCGCCGAGTACGAGAACATGCAGGCGCCGATCGCCGGTGGCGTTCGGCTCCCGCGCGGCCAGGGTGAGACCATCCGTCTCGCTCGTGGTGCCTCGCTGAGCGACTTCGCCGAGAAGATCGACGCGAACCCCGCATCGTTGGTCCAGGCGCTGTTCAACCTGGGCGAGATGGTCACCGCGACCCAGTCGGTGAACGAGGAGACCCTCGTGCTGCTGGGCGAGGAGATGAACTACGTCGTCCAGGTCGTCAGCCCCGAGGACGAGGACCGTGAGCTGCTCGACAGCTTCGATCTCACCTACGGCGAGGACGAGGGCGGCGAGGAAGACCTCGAGTACCGTCCGCCGGTGGTCACCGTCATGGGCCACGTCGATCACGGTAAGACCCGACTGCTCGACACGATCCGCAAGGCCAACGTCCGCGAGGGCGAGGCCGGCGGCATCACGCAGCACATCGGTGCCTACCAGGTGCTCACTGAGCTGAACGGCGACGAGCGCCTGATCACCTTCATCGACACCCCGGGTCACGAGGCGTTCACCGCCATGCGTGCCCGTGGTGCGAAGGCCACCGACCTCGCGATCCTCGTGGTCGCGGCCGACGACGGCGTCATGCCGCAGACGGTGGAGGCGATCAACCACGCGCAGGCCGCAGACGTCCCGATCGTGGTGGCGGTCAACAAGATCGACAAGGAGGGCGCGCAGCCGGAGAAGATCCGCGGCCAGCTCACCGAGTACGGCCTGGTTCCCGAGGAGTACGGCGGCGACACCATGTTCGTCGACATCTCCGCGAAGCAGGGCACGAACGTCGAGGCACTGCTTGAAGCGGTGCTGCTGACCGCCGACGCCTCGCTGGACCTGCGGGCCAACCCCGACATGGACGCGCAGGGCGTCGCGATCGAGGCCCACCTCGACCGCGGCCGCGGTCCCGTGGCCACCGTGCTCATCCAGCGCGGCACCCTGCGGGTCGGCGATTCGATCGTGGCGGGCGACGCCTACGGTCGCGTCCGGCGCATGGTCGACGAGAACGGTGACGACATCACCGAGGCGACTCCGTCGCGTCCGGCGCAGGTCATCGGCTTCACGTCGGTCCCCGGTGCAGGCGATAACCTGCTCGTGGTCGACGAGGACCGCATCGCCCGGCAGATCGCCGACCGGCGCGCGGCGCGTAAGCGCAACGCCCTGGCGGCCCGCTCGCGCAAGCGTGTCTCGCTTGAGGACCTCGATGCCGCGCTCAAGGAGACGAGCCAGCTCAACCTCATCCTCAAGGGCGATAACTCCGGCACCGTGGAGGCTCTGGAAGAGGCTCTGCTCGGAATCGAGATCGACGACGAGGTGCAGCTGCGCGTCATCGATCGCGGTGTCGGTGGTGTCACCGAGACCAACGTCAACCTGGCGTCCGCGTCGAACGCGATCATCATCGCGTTCAACGTGCGTGCCGAGGGCAAGGCCACCGAGCTCGCCAACCGCGAGGGCGTGGAGATCCGGTACTACTCGGTGATCTACCAGGCGATCGACGAGGTCGAGGCCGCGCTCAAGGGCATGCTCAAGCCGGTCTACGAGGAGAAGGAGCTCGGCCAGGCCGAGATCCGCGCGATCTTCAAGTCGTCCAAGGTGGGCAACATCGCCGGTTGCATGGTCCAGTCGGGCATCATGCGGCGCAATGCGAAGGCGCGCCTGCTGCGCGACTCGACCGTGGTGGCGGAGAACCTCACCGTCACCTCGCTCAAGCGCGAGAAGGACGATGCGACCGAGGTCCGCGAGGGCTACGAATGCGGTCTGACGCTGTCGTACTCCGACATCAAGGTCGGCGACGTCATCGAGACCTACGAGCTGGTCGAGAAGCCGCGCACCTGA
- the rimP gene encoding ribosome maturation factor RimP yields MAYDEAAVSTVIAPHLADAGLDLEQIRITNAGPKSVIAVVVDSDAGPTLDVLADLARTLSDAVDGADDVFGGQAFTLEVTTPGAERPLREARHWRRARGRQAAIELAGGDTLLARIGPLSDDETSVTVVLPGVKGAAPSTRDLALADVAAAAVRVEFRKPNPKELELSGITPGRVLSGAEPVDPTTGEED; encoded by the coding sequence ATGGCATACGACGAAGCGGCGGTCAGCACCGTCATCGCACCTCACCTGGCAGATGCCGGACTGGATCTGGAGCAGATCCGGATCACGAACGCAGGCCCGAAATCGGTCATCGCCGTCGTGGTCGATTCCGACGCCGGTCCCACGCTCGATGTGCTCGCCGATCTCGCCCGCACCCTCTCCGACGCCGTGGACGGCGCCGATGACGTCTTCGGCGGCCAGGCCTTCACTCTCGAGGTCACCACCCCGGGGGCCGAGCGACCCCTGCGCGAAGCCCGGCATTGGCGACGCGCCCGGGGACGGCAGGCCGCGATCGAACTGGCCGGCGGCGATACCCTGCTCGCGCGGATCGGCCCACTGTCCGACGATGAGACTTCGGTCACCGTCGTGCTTCCCGGCGTCAAGGGCGCCGCACCGAGCACCCGGGACCTCGCACTCGCCGATGTGGCTGCGGCCGCCGTGCGAGTCGAGTTCCGCAAGCCGAACCCCAAAGAACTGGAACTCTCGGGCATCACGCCCGGGCGTGTGCTGTCGGGCGCCGAACCGGTGGACCCGACGACTGGAGAAGAGGACTAG
- a CDS encoding DUF503 domain-containing protein, which yields MFIGALEIDLLLGDVHSLKQKRSVVKPILAELRRFSVSAAEVGGHDLHRRAVIGVGVVGPDQPHVSEILDRCERAAAGHPEVELLSVRRRWFGPED from the coding sequence ATGTTCATCGGCGCCCTCGAGATCGATCTGCTGCTCGGGGATGTGCATTCGCTCAAGCAGAAGCGGTCGGTGGTCAAGCCCATCCTCGCCGAGCTGCGGAGGTTCTCCGTCAGCGCGGCCGAGGTGGGCGGCCACGACCTGCACCGTCGTGCGGTGATCGGGGTCGGCGTGGTCGGCCCCGATCAGCCGCACGTCTCCGAGATCCTCGATCGGTGCGAGCGCGCCGCAGCGGGACACCCCGAGGTGGAGCTGCTCTCGGTGCGCCGGCGGTGGTTCGGTCCCGAGGACTGA
- a CDS encoding DUF4439 domain-containing protein, whose amino-acid sequence MTPAQEAVVAALHAEYAAIYLYGVVDAYASPTRRADIAKFAAEHRAQRDALQTALGAAGVPVPVAAAAYAPPEPVTDPVSAAKVAAAIEDDSAAAYRGVLSRGDSDGLRHLGVTGLSAAAVRGARWRVALGVTPVTGPFPGIRS is encoded by the coding sequence ATGACCCCCGCGCAGGAGGCCGTGGTCGCAGCGCTTCACGCCGAGTACGCCGCGATCTACCTGTACGGCGTGGTGGACGCCTACGCCTCCCCCACCCGGCGGGCCGATATCGCGAAGTTCGCGGCAGAACATCGGGCGCAGCGCGATGCACTGCAGACGGCCCTCGGCGCTGCCGGTGTGCCGGTGCCGGTCGCCGCTGCCGCGTACGCGCCGCCGGAGCCGGTGACCGATCCGGTGAGCGCCGCGAAGGTGGCCGCTGCGATCGAGGATGACAGCGCCGCGGCGTACCGCGGCGTGCTCTCGCGCGGAGACAGCGACGGGCTGCGCCACCTGGGCGTGACGGGGCTCAGTGCCGCCGCGGTACGGGGCGCTCGGTGGCGAGTGGCACTCGGTGTGACGCCGGTGACCGGGCCGTTTCCAGGTATCCGCAGCTGA
- the nusA gene encoding transcription termination factor NusA yields MNIDMATLRAIEAEKDISVETVIEAIQVALLTAYKHTEGHEPHARIDVNRRTGEVKVLAQELDADGNIITEWDDTPEGFGRIAADSARQLITQRLRDAENDRTFGEFAVYEGEVVSGVVQADARAAARGFVVVRIGSEREGHEGLLPPAEQVPGENYEHGDRMKFYVVGVSRGQRGTQITLSRTHPNLVKKLFALEVPEIADGSVEITSVAREAGHRSKIAVRTSVPGLNAKGACIGPMGQRVRNVMSDLDGEKIDIIAYDDDPAVFVGNALSPSSVVSVTIVDPKEKAARVVVPDFKLSLAIGKEGQNARLAARLTGWRIDIRSDADPAAAE; encoded by the coding sequence ATGAACATCGACATGGCGACCCTGCGGGCGATCGAAGCGGAGAAGGACATCTCCGTCGAGACCGTGATCGAGGCCATCCAGGTCGCGCTTCTCACCGCCTACAAGCACACCGAGGGACACGAGCCGCACGCTCGGATCGACGTGAACCGGCGCACCGGCGAGGTGAAGGTGCTCGCCCAGGAGCTCGACGCCGACGGCAACATCATCACCGAATGGGACGACACCCCTGAGGGATTCGGCCGCATCGCCGCCGATTCGGCCCGCCAGTTGATCACCCAGCGCCTGCGCGACGCCGAAAACGACCGCACCTTCGGCGAATTCGCCGTCTACGAGGGCGAGGTCGTCTCCGGTGTGGTGCAGGCCGATGCCCGCGCCGCGGCCCGCGGCTTCGTGGTGGTCCGCATCGGCAGCGAGCGCGAGGGGCACGAGGGATTGCTCCCGCCCGCCGAGCAAGTGCCCGGGGAGAACTACGAGCACGGCGACCGGATGAAGTTCTACGTGGTGGGGGTGAGCCGCGGCCAGCGCGGCACCCAGATCACCCTCTCGCGCACCCACCCGAATCTGGTCAAGAAGCTGTTCGCGCTCGAGGTCCCGGAGATCGCCGACGGCAGCGTCGAGATCACTTCGGTGGCCCGCGAGGCCGGCCATCGCTCCAAGATCGCCGTGCGCACCTCCGTTCCGGGCCTCAACGCCAAGGGCGCGTGCATCGGCCCGATGGGGCAGCGTGTGCGCAACGTGATGAGCGATCTCGACGGCGAGAAGATCGACATCATCGCCTACGACGACGATCCCGCGGTGTTCGTGGGCAATGCGCTCTCCCCGTCGTCGGTGGTGTCGGTCACTATCGTCGACCCGAAGGAGAAGGCGGCCCGCGTGGTCGTCCCCGACTTCAAGCTGAGCCTCGCGATCGGCAAGGAAGGGCAGAACGCCCGCCTCGCCGCCCGGCTCACCGGCTGGCGGATCGACATCCGGTCCGATGCCGATCCTGCCGCCGCCGAGTGA
- a CDS encoding DHH family phosphoesterase, producing MTSGLTAVADALDGARRVAVYCHIRPDADTIGSGLALARVLRTRGAEVSISHPGPALPSGIGRLADAAAFREPIDVADVAVAVDCASSERLGSLEESFLSSPVRVVIDHHATNTGFGTVNLIDPAANSTTELVLAVADALQVPLDAETADCLYAGLVTDTGSFRWTSPTGHIMAARLLGAGAQGRELAQDLLDTHPRGWFTMAAGVLGSARAALDAFGGLGVVYAVCSAADRGTLGWDAAESLIDLLRTADDCEVAALFKEGEPGTWSASLRARSAVDVAAFAREVGGGGHRLAAGYTTRGTADEVVQAFLERV from the coding sequence GTGACGTCCGGCCTCACCGCCGTCGCTGACGCGCTCGACGGTGCCCGTCGCGTAGCGGTGTACTGCCACATCCGGCCCGACGCCGACACCATCGGCTCCGGTCTGGCACTGGCCCGGGTTCTGCGTACGCGTGGAGCCGAGGTCTCCATCAGCCATCCCGGTCCGGCGTTGCCCTCCGGAATCGGCCGGCTCGCGGACGCGGCCGCCTTCCGCGAGCCGATCGACGTGGCGGATGTCGCCGTCGCGGTCGACTGCGCCAGTTCCGAGCGCCTGGGGTCGCTGGAGGAGTCATTTCTGTCCAGCCCTGTCCGCGTGGTGATCGACCACCACGCGACCAACACCGGCTTCGGTACGGTCAACCTCATCGATCCGGCGGCGAACAGCACCACCGAGTTGGTATTGGCCGTCGCGGATGCGCTGCAGGTCCCGCTCGATGCCGAGACCGCCGACTGCCTGTACGCCGGGCTGGTCACCGACACCGGATCCTTCCGGTGGACCTCGCCGACCGGCCACATCATGGCGGCCCGGCTGCTCGGCGCCGGAGCGCAGGGACGGGAGTTGGCCCAGGACCTGCTCGACACCCACCCACGGGGCTGGTTCACCATGGCCGCCGGTGTACTGGGGTCCGCGCGCGCCGCGCTGGACGCCTTCGGCGGACTCGGTGTGGTGTACGCCGTGTGCTCGGCGGCCGACCGGGGCACGCTCGGTTGGGATGCCGCCGAGTCCCTCATCGACCTGCTGCGCACCGCCGACGACTGCGAAGTGGCCGCGCTCTTCAAAGAGGGGGAGCCGGGCACCTGGTCGGCCTCCTTGCGGGCCCGTAGCGCCGTGGACGTCGCCGCGTTCGCGCGTGAGGTCGGCGGCGGTGGGCACCGCCTCGCCGCCGGATACACCACCCGCGGCACGGCCGACGAGGTGGTGCAGGCCTTCCTCGAGCGCGTGTGA
- a CDS encoding MATE family efflux transporter — translation MTEVVSGRRLGRRILGQALPALGVLAAEPLYLLWDTAIIGRLGALPLAGLAVGGLILATVSTQLTFLSYGTTSRSARRYGAGDTDGAVIEGVQATWLALAVGAVLLALVQVLAGPVTRAIAGRDEIATAAESWLRVASFGIPMILLTMSGNGWLRGVQRPRPPLAFVLIGLGLSTVLCPMLVHGALGLPELGLVGSAWANLAGQAVSGTLFLGALIRAATSLRPRPSIVRAQVVLGRDLIVRSLSFQICFISAGAVAARAGAQYVGAHQIALQLWNFVALVLDSLAIAAQTLVGAALGAKDRIGARRLGWRVTVWSTGFAVVIAAGLAAASGSLPHVFTTDPAVLEALRVPWWFLVAMIPVAGVVFALDGVLLGASDAAFLRTATMASALVGFLPLIWLSYAFGWGLAGIWSGLAAFMALRCLTVVLRFSGTTWERVGAPG, via the coding sequence GTGACCGAGGTCGTCTCGGGTCGCCGCCTCGGCCGGAGGATCCTCGGGCAGGCACTGCCCGCCCTCGGCGTCCTCGCGGCCGAACCGCTCTATCTGCTGTGGGACACGGCGATCATCGGTCGCCTCGGTGCGCTGCCGCTCGCCGGACTCGCGGTCGGTGGGCTCATCCTCGCCACCGTCTCTACCCAGCTCACCTTCCTGTCGTACGGCACCACGTCACGGTCCGCGCGACGGTACGGCGCCGGTGACACCGACGGGGCCGTGATCGAAGGTGTCCAAGCCACGTGGCTCGCGCTCGCCGTCGGGGCGGTCCTGCTGGCTCTGGTGCAGGTTCTCGCGGGTCCGGTGACGCGGGCGATCGCGGGCCGCGACGAGATCGCGACCGCCGCCGAATCATGGCTCCGGGTGGCATCCTTCGGTATCCCGATGATCCTGCTGACGATGTCGGGGAACGGTTGGTTGCGGGGCGTGCAGCGGCCACGACCACCCCTGGCCTTCGTGCTCATCGGGTTGGGACTGTCGACGGTGCTGTGCCCGATGCTCGTGCACGGTGCCCTCGGGCTGCCCGAGCTGGGGCTGGTCGGGTCGGCATGGGCGAATCTCGCCGGTCAGGCGGTCAGCGGAACGCTGTTCCTGGGCGCCCTGATCCGGGCTGCGACCTCTCTGCGCCCTCGACCGTCGATCGTGCGGGCGCAGGTGGTGCTGGGACGCGATCTGATCGTGCGGAGCCTGTCGTTCCAGATCTGCTTCATCTCGGCGGGGGCGGTCGCTGCGCGCGCGGGCGCCCAGTACGTCGGCGCGCACCAGATCGCCCTGCAGTTGTGGAACTTCGTCGCCCTCGTTCTCGATTCATTGGCGATCGCCGCCCAAACGCTCGTCGGCGCCGCACTCGGCGCGAAGGACCGGATCGGCGCGCGGCGCCTAGGATGGCGGGTCACCGTCTGGTCGACGGGTTTCGCGGTCGTGATCGCCGCGGGACTCGCCGCCGCGAGCGGGAGTCTGCCGCACGTCTTCACCACCGACCCCGCGGTGCTCGAGGCACTGCGGGTGCCGTGGTGGTTCCTCGTGGCCATGATCCCGGTCGCCGGTGTGGTCTTCGCGCTCGACGGCGTGCTCCTCGGTGCCTCCGATGCCGCGTTCCTGCGCACGGCGACGATGGCATCCGCGCTGGTGGGCTTCCTGCCGCTGATCTGGTTGTCATACGCGTTCGGGTGGGGGCTCGCGGGTATCTGGTCGGGGCTGGCCGCGTTCATGGCGTTGCGCTGCCTCACCGTCGTGCTCCGGTTCTCCGGTACCACCTGGGAGCGGGTCGGCGCTCCGGGCTGA